The following DNA comes from Meles meles chromosome 8, mMelMel3.1 paternal haplotype, whole genome shotgun sequence.
AAGTAGCGACGGTAGACTGCCGGGTTTCGGTCGAGGAAGAGCAGGTAGGCAGCCAGGGAGGAGGCACTAGGGAAGTCATCCACGTGGATGAAAGCACCGCGGGGCACGAAGCGCTCGTAGTTGGCACGGTCAGGGCCCAGCACCACCGGCACGGTCCCGGTCAGCAGCGCGTTGCGCCAGAACTTCTCGGTGATGTAATCGAGGTGCTGCGAGTTCTCGAAGGCCAGGTAGAACTTGTAGCGGGCCACCGTGTGCAGGAGACCGGCGTCCGGCACCGGCCGCCCAGGCCCACTGCGGCCAAACACGTCCACCGCCACgtgctggctcagctggtggtaGTAGCGGACCCGCGCCTGGCGCTCGTCCCAGTTGCTCACCACCCAGGACACCAGCCCCCGTTTCCGGGCGAGCGGCGGGCCCAGGCCCAGGGGCTGGTCGCTGGGATGGGCCCTGGGGTAGAGGAAGCCGTAAGGCACGAAGATGTCCGAGTCGGCCCGGTAGGAGAGGGTCCAGTTGAAGAGGTTACCCGCCAGGCTGCGCAAGCCTGGGGAGTGGGAAGGCGACTCGAAGTTCATCCACACCCAGCGCTGGCCTGGGGGCCTGAGGCCCGAGGTGGCCAGGACTTCGGCCGCGGCCGCCGCCTGGTCGTCCAACACCCGCAACTGAAGCTCCTCCGTCCCGCGCGCCGGGACGCCCCAGGGCGGGGGCCAGTCGGGGGGGCCCTTTACGAGGTCCCGGTGGTGGAAGAGCACCGCCTGGGCCTCCGCATAGGCCGCTCGGTCGGTGAGCAGGCGGCAGCCGCTGATGTTGAAGCGCAGCCAGCAGTCCGGGGGCTGCCGCGCGCCGCTGTCGCGCCCCGCGAAGGGTTCCCACCACAGCAGCACGCCCACCGGCCTTGGCGGGGCGGGGGATGCccagggcagcggcggcagcCGAGTCCAGCAGGAGTAGGCTGCCAGAGCGGTGCACAGCAGGCCGGCGGCCAGCGCCAAAGCGCCCCGCGGAAGCCCCCGGCCTCGGCGCCGCCCGAAGCCCCGACCCGCCGCCCGGCCCCACGGCGCCCCCATGGCGCGCGCAGGAACTGCCGCCGCCTGTCGCCCAGCGTCCGCCGGCGGAGAGCGGCGGAACCAGCTCTCATGCTGCCGCCGCGGCTCCAGCCGTCGTTGCCGCTCGCCACTGGCCCTGGGGCGGGAGAGGGCGGTCCCGGAATCCCGAGGCTCGCGGGTCTGGCTCTCCTCCCCGCGAGTTCCCGCAGGGCGCGCCGCCGGGGCGAGGTGAGCCGTCAGGGCAGACCAGGAGGGCGCCGCCccgtccctcccctccaccatgCCCCCAGCCGGACCCGCGCGGCTGCCGCGGGCCCTTCCTGCCGCGCCTCCGCCCGCCTCACCCTGTCCGGGGCTCCCGGACGCCCAGCTGCGCGGCCCAGGCCGCTCACCCGCTCCTCGGGATCCCGCCTCCCCGGGTCCCGGGCCTTTCTGCGCGCGACCAGCACTCCGGCCTTGAGCCGGGGCCTGCCCGCGGCTCTCTCCCAGCTGAGCCCCGGCTTTCAGTCGCGGTGGCCTGCACCCTCGCCTTGCAGAGGGGGGACTCGGTTCATCGCTGGACTCGGTTCATCGCTGGGCGCGTGCGGAGAGCCGCAAAGCAGGCGCGGGTTCCTGGGGAAGGAAGGCCGGGGGTGCCGagaccccgggggggggggggggcggggacggAAGATCGGGTGCTCTTCCTTCCTCACCGCCCTGCTGTGGCCAGCGACGCctgctggagggagggagcccGAGAGGCCGCGGGGACGTGCGGGCTGAGGCGCGGCCACCGTGGCGGTGACCATGACCTCGCGACCCTCGGAGACCGGCCGGCAGCGCGACCCACAGAGCGGTAGTGCATTTTGTGAAACCAAGTTTCCAGGGAGGATAGTTAAACCCTGATGTCACAAGAACGTTTCCTTTGCCTGCCTCCCGAGGAGAGGATCggaagaataaaacattttctgagcAATCGAAacattcttttccctccctccgcCTCGAAATACTTCTGACTGCTAGCCCATAGCATTCTTTGTATGGGGATAGGAGAACTCATAAGCCAAAGATAAAGGTATGGCCCTTGTGGCCTTGTGCTCAAGGCACTTCCTGCCTATTCAgtgaaaggaatgaatgaacagcACTATTCATTTGTCTAAGCACGGAAGAAACGACCGAATTTCTGTACTCATGAAGATCACACAGAACACTCTGGTCTAccgccataccaccctgaacgcgcccgatctggtctgatctcggaagctaagcagggtcgggcctggttagtacttggatgggcgAACACTCTGGACTGTAAAATGATGGCCAGGATAATTACGACAGCACCCAAGTTTAGGATGTAAAAGATAAGGATCTCAATTCCTCCTGCATCAGTGAGTCCCAACCCAGGCATCCACTTCTACAGTCACTTGAGCAGTTTTTTCCCCTACAGCTTGAATTTGGATTTctgggtttattatttttttttaagattttatttatttatttgacagacagagatcacaagcaggcagagaggcaggcagagagagagagaggaggaagcaggctccctacagagcaaagagcccgatgtggggctcgatcccaggaccatgggatcatgacctgagccgaaggcagaggctttaacccactgagccacccaggggcccggaTTTCTGGGTTTAGACCCAGAATTTAGGCCTTCACTTAAGTTATTAAACTCTTATTCAGTGAAATTCCAATAGGCCATAGGTGGGCTGCTGACCTAAGGAGAGGTGGCAGCTGGGAGAGAACTTGTAGTAGAACACAGCTGTGCATGGTGGTTCCCCCAGCCCAGTGTCATATTAAGTTATAGGATGTTAGGAGAAATAGATTTGCTGAGAATGGGGCCAGCCTGTCAGGTGTTATTGATGCTATGCATACAGAAGATAAACCTGGATTTGCCATTAGAATTTCCTAGGAAGAACTTTCTCATTAAAAGTCAGGTACagattgtaggggcacctgggtggcacagtgggttaagcatcagactcctggTTTGAACTCAGgtccctgatctcagggttgtgatttcagggcCTTGAGATCcagccctccccaacccctcccccctacacacacacccaGATGGGCTTtgggctcagctgggagtctgcttaagactgtatctccctctccctttgccccctcccccccacaaataaatagtaaatcttttttaaaaaatcaagtacaGATTGTGAAAGCTTCTATAAAGATGGTTTCATGTGCCTTGCCTCCTGGCCCACAGTGACAGTTTTAACTGTACCCATCAATGTAGTGACCCTTTCTTACACACTAAAACCTtacttgtgtgttttgtttttttaatttcacagaatCATTTTCAAGCTACTTAAGCCAATTGTCATTGAAATTAGGAATTTCACTTCTACTCTTAcacttttaataaaacaaaacaaaacaaaacaaaacaaaacaaaaccagggcacctaggtggctcagtcagttaagtgtctgccttcagatcaggtcatgatcccagcatcctggggagagcttctccctctcccgctccccctgcttgtgttctctctctttccttttctgtcaaaCTCTATTGTCAGAGTCATCTCAAGAACATCAGTTTCCATTGTCTCTACTTATCTTGGTAGGGTGAAGGATACAACTCTCTGTTTAGTCTTATCTTGATGTTAAGGGAAGGGATACCTAGAAGAGGGTATAGTTGGATTGATAAAAACCCATCATGACTTCTCTACAACCAAGTGATTCATTTACTCCCTGGGTCATGGTTTGCTCTTATTTTAAAGGAATAGAgtattcgggcgcctgggtggctcagtggtttaagccgctgccttcggctcaggtcatgatctcaaggtcctgggatcgagtcccgcatcaggctctctgcttggcagggagcctgcttccctctcactctctgcctgcctctctgcctacttgtgatctctctctgtcaaataaataaataaaatctttttttaaaaaaaaggaatagagtattcttatttatttatgtaaccaGTTGGGAAACTGgaataaaaaatactatttctacCTTCAAGAATCTGAAACAGAGGGAAGGAATCCTAGAAGGCTTTGAGAAGGTGGCTCCTGGAGTAATTAGGGTCCATTAAAATCAGGAAGCGGGCTGAAATGTTAGAAGAAGGGGCAGCATACCAACGGCCAGACAGTGAGGATGAGGATGGTTGGTTAGAAGTCACTACAGTTTAGTTTGGCTAAGGAGATGGGGGTTTTCGCCTGAAGGCTGGAGAGAGTCTTCAAAAGGCTTTAACAAAGGAAGGGAGCAATTAATGGGATTAGTATTTGTACAAGCTCACTGTGAGGGGTGCCCAGTATTTGGAAGTTGACATAAGATAGGCTTTGGTGTGCTAGCCCTGTTTATTGACAGACACACTGGTTAATGGGTGTGTTCTATTGAGTAAATTCATTAAACTGTAGACttacatatgtatctttgtgtCTGTATCTTACACTTTAGTAAAATgttttgggtttggggtttttgtttttgttttttttttgtaaattttttttaaagattttatttatttatttttttaacagacacggatcacaagtaggcagagaggcaggcagagagagaggagaaagcaggctccctacagagcaaggagcccgatgtggggctcgatcccaggaccctgggatcatgacctgagccgaaggcagaggctttaacccactgagccacccaggtgcccctagtaaaatgtttctaagttaaaaaaaaaaatcattctttcatCAGTAAAGGATGAATTGGGTATTAGGGACCAGGATAAGAGCAGAAATATCTAATCCACTTGGAAACTTGTTGCTATAATTCAGATATGAAACAAAATGCCTGAACTAAAATAGTAGATGGGAGAATGAGATTAGATTAAAACTAAAGGAGAACAAAGATAGCTAAGAGGCCAGGCCTTTTCCTCAGGAAGACTTCCCATATGCACAAATCTAGGGAAGATTCCATGACCCTCTTATATGCTCCATATATATGCATCTCCCAGAATACCATGGGGGCAGGGATCACATTTCATTCATAACTCCATCCCTAGCACAGAACCAGGCATGGAGTAGTATCCATCATCTCAATGAattcttgttgaatgaatgagggcTCATATTGCTGAAATAATCTGTTGGTATCTCTCTTGGTATCTTACAACAATCTGTTGGTATCTAACACCCTAGAAAGGGTGtaaatatcaggaaaaaaatggcGACATGAATTATTTGAACTTCTATCCaaaactgggcacaaactgccacatatgaatctacACTTCAGATTgaatttacgttttggaagcataaggatcttggcctgcacttaacttagagtatgcaacttgcctataatgcgaccaggttctaacttctttccacaactgggaacacacagccacatatgaatcttcactaaagatcgagtttacgttttggaagcataagggtcttggtgtgcacttaacttagagtatgcaacttgcctatagtgcgcccaggttctaacttctttccacaactgggaaaaaactgccatttttgaatcttcattttaagatcgcgtttacgttttggaagcataagcgtctttgtgtgcccttaactcagagtatccaacaagcttgtaGCGGCCCTTggtctaaattctttccttaactggaaacatactgccacttatgagacttaaccttaagtgcgattatatgctttggaagcataagggactggatgtgcacttaactcagagtatccaactggcttatagtctgcccttgttctaagttctttcctgaactgggaacacacggctgcataggcctcttcgccttaagagcgtttataagctttggaagcctaagggccttagcctgcattttacttagagcttccaacttgcttatagtccacctttgttctaagttctttcctgaactgcgaacacactgccactaatgagacttcaccttaagagcgatgatacgttttggaagtttAAGGGACATGGTGTGCCCTTccttcagagtatccaacgtgcctccagtctgtccttgttctaacttctttcctcaactgggaaaacaatgccagaatgggttttcgtattcagcgggattttacattctggaagcagaagcgcattggcgagcacttaactcagagtttccaacctgcctagagtccgcccttgttctaacatctctcctcaactgggaaaacactgccatttaggagtgttcgtcttcagggcgtttgtaggttttggaagcataagggccttcacatGAATTTAACCcagagtgtcccacatgtttatcgtctgcccttgttctaagatctttcctcacctgggaactcactgccacttaggagacttaaccttaagagcgattatacgtattggaagcataagggacttggtatgcacttaccttagagtatccaacttgcctatagtgtggccttgttctaacttctttccacaactgggcacaaactgccacatatgaatcttgaCTTCGATCGAATTTAcaatttggaagcataagggtcttggcctccacttagagtatgcaacttgcctatagtgcacccaggttctaacttctttccacgactgggaacacacagccacatatgaatcttcactagagatcgagtttacgttttggaagcataagggtcttggcctccacttaacttagagtatgcaacttgcctatagtgcgcccaggttctaacttctttccacaactgggaacaaactgccatttttgaatcttcactttaagatcgcgtttacgttttcgaagcataagcgtctttgtgtgcccttaactcagagtatccaacaagcttctagtacgcccttgttctaaattctttctttaactgcaaacatactgccacttatgagacttaaccttaagtgtgattataggttttggaagcataagggactggacgtgtacttaactcagagtatccaactggcttataatctgcccttgttctaagttctttcctgaactgggaacacacggccgcataggcctctttgccttaagagcgtttataagctttggaagcctaagggccttagcctgcattttacttagagcttccaacttgcttatagtccacctttgttctaagttctttcctgaactgcgaacacactgccactaatgagacttcaccttaagagcgatgatacgttttggaagtttAAGGGACATGGTGTGCCCTTccttcagagtatccaacgtgcctccagtctgtccttgttctaacttctttcctcaactgggaaaacaatgccagaatgggttttcgtattcagcgggattttacattctggaagcagaagcgcattggcgagcacttaactcagagtttccaacctgcctagagtccgcccttgttctaacatctctcctcaactgggaaaacactgccatttaggagtgttcgtcttcagggcgtttgtaggttttggaagcataagggccttcacatGAATTTAACCcagagtgtcccacatgtttatcgtctgcccttgttctaagatctttcctcacctgggaactcactgccacttaggagacttaaccttaagagcgattatacgtattggaagcataagggacttggtatgcacttaccttagagtatccaacttgcctatagtgtggccttgttctaacttctttccacaactgggcacaaactgccacatatgaatcttgaCTTCGATCGAATTTAcaatttggaagcataagggtcttggcctccacttagagtatgcaacttgcctatagtgcacccaggttctaacttctttccacgactgggaacacacagccacatatgaatcttcactagagatcgagtttacgttttggaagcataagggtcttggcctccacttaacttagagtatgcaacttgcctatagtgcgcccaggttctaacttctttccacaactgggaacaaactgccatttttgaatcttcactttaagatcgcgtttacgttttcgaagcataagcgtctttgtgtgcccttaactcagagtatccaacaagcttctagtacgcccttgttctaaattctttctttaactgcaaacatactgccacttatgagacttaaccttaagtgtgattataggttttggaagcataagggactggacgtgtacttaactcagagtatccaactggcttataatctgcccttgttctaagttctttcctgaactgggaacacacggccgcataggcctctttgccttaagagcgtttataagctttggaagcctaagggccttagcctgcattttacttagagcttccaacttgcttatagtccacctttgttctaagttctttcctgaactgcgaacacactgccactaatgagacttcaccttaagagcgatgatacgttttggaagtttAAGGGACATGGTGTGCCCTTccttcagagtatccaacgtgcctccagtctgtccttgttctaacttctttcctcaactgggaaaacaatgccagaatgggttttcgtattcagcgggattttacattctggaagcagaagcgcattggcgagcacttaactcagagtttccaacctgcctagagtccgcccttgttctaacatctctcctcaactgggaaaacactgccatttaggagtgttcgtcttcagggcatttgtaggttttggaagcataagggccttcacttgaatttaattcagagtgtccaacatgtttatcgtctgcccttgttctaagatctttcctcacctgggaattCACTGCCAGTTAGGAGTCTTAACCTTAAGTGAGATTATActctttggaagcataagggatgggacgtgcacttaactcagagtatccaactggcttacaatctgtccttgttctaagttctttcctggactgggaacacaaggccccATAGGCCTTttcacctgaagagcgtttatacattttggaagcataaggactggacctgcacttaactcagagtatccaactggcttatagtctgcccttgttctaagttctttcctgaactgggaaaatacagccacataggcctctttgctttaagagcgtttatacattttggaagcctaagggacttggtaTGCGCTTAcgttagagtgtccaacttgctaATAGTGCagcctggttctaacttctttccacaactggacACAAACTGCCAGAAATGAATCTTTACTTCAGATGGAACTTACGTTTttaagcataagggtcttggcctgcttATGCATACTTATGGTATGCAACTTGCGATAGTgcacccaggttctaacttctttccacaactgggaacacacagcgacatatgaatcttcactagagatcgagtttatgctttggaagcataagggtcttgtcctgcacttagcttagagtatgcaacttgcctatagtgaaCCCAGGTACTACCCtctttccacaaatgggaacacagagccacatatgaatcttcacttcagatggATTTTACATATTggagcataagggtcttggcctgcacttaactgtGAGTACGCAACTTGTCTATAGTGtacccaggttctaacttctttccacaactgggaacatacaaccacatatgaatcttcactagagatcgagtttacgttttggaaggataagggtcttggagtgcacttaacttagagtatgcaattTGCCTAGAGTgcacccaggttctaacttctttccaaaactgggaa
Coding sequences within:
- the LOC123948467 gene encoding alpha-(1,3)-fucosyltransferase 4-like gives rise to the protein MVEGRDGAAPSWSALTAHLAPAARPAGTRGEESQTREPRDSGTALSRPRASGERQRRLEPRRQHESWFRRSPPADAGRQAAAVPARAMGAPWGRAAGRGFGRRRGRGLPRGALALAAGLLCTALAAYSCWTRLPPLPWASPAPPRPVGVLLWWEPFAGRDSGARQPPDCWLRFNISGCRLLTDRAAYAEAQAVLFHHRDLVKGPPDWPPPWGVPARGTEELQLRVLDDQAAAAAEVLATSGLRPPGQRWVWMNFESPSHSPGLRSLAGNLFNWTLSYRADSDIFVPYGFLYPRAHPSDQPLGLGPPLARKRGLVSWVVSNWDERQARVRYYHQLSQHVAVDVFGRSGPGRPVPDAGLLHTVARYKFYLAFENSQHLDYITEKFWRNALLTGTVPVVLGPDRANYERFVPRGAFIHVDDFPSASSLAAYLLFLDRNPAVYRRYFNWRRSYAVHITSFWDEPWCRACQAVQTAGDRPKSIRNLARWFER